In Oncorhynchus nerka isolate Pitt River unplaced genomic scaffold, Oner_Uvic_2.0 unplaced_scaffold_4701, whole genome shotgun sequence, one DNA window encodes the following:
- the LOC135566495 gene encoding RNA exonuclease 5-like, which yields MRFINVSLTFDPVMTRQVHAEVEFELLEGAVLAVEMLNGTLLHSGHIVKVQRPVKESMLDLDVFLSSLQDDPLNANVIYAAGLKANAKTAQFAAKVNGTGLNANAAEVNETGLNANIAALPAKVNRARLHAKANHSGLLEKVNGTFLNAKAKLAEANGPGLHAKAKFAKLAELSVEVNGTLLQVKTMLAEIAAEANVGARLHAKTAGLCEEDLREAFGQYGTVQGVILPAKHSGKQKRRRHAFLKYDSPDTVDAVLSSPVELWDRKVSTRRALTPPHLCSWVTMTTTTGSDRETPDESSQETGREEQEAACVMRKLDRRVGKLFRSLPDNTLSIVLLPGHNSSHGDGLCFLEVKQGSAALGDHTHDLMLPA from the exons ATGCGCTTCATAAATGTGAGTTTGACCTTTGACCCTGTGATGACTCGGCAGGTGCATGCAGAGGTAGAGTTTGAGCTGCTGGAGGGAGCTGTGCTGGCTGTCGAGATGCTCAACGGAACACTGCTACACAGCGGACACATCGTCAAG GTCCAGAGACCTGTAAAGGAGTCCATGTTGGATCTGGACGTCTTTCTGAGTTCCCTGCAGGATGACCCGCTAAATGCTAACGTCATCTACGCCGCAGGGCTAAAGGCTAATGCTAAAACAGCACAGTTTGCAGCCAAAGTCAATGGGACTGGGCTAAATGCTAATGCAGCTGAAGTCAATGAGACTGGGCTAAATGCTAACATAGCAGCACTCCCAGCTAAGGTCAATAGAGCTAGGCTACATGCTAAAGCGAACCATTCGGGGCTCTTAGAAAAAGTCAATGGAACTTTTCTAAATGCTAAAGCTAAGCTAGCTGAAGCGAATGGACCTGGGCTACATGCTAAAGCTAAATTTGCTAAGCTAGCAGAGCTCTCAGTTGAAGTCAATGGCACTCTGCTCCAAGTGAAAACTATGCTAGCAGAGATAGCAGCCGAAGCCAATGTTGGAGCGAGGCTCCATGCTAAGACTGCCGGACTCTGTGAAGAGGACCTCCGCGAGGCCTTCGGACAGTACGGAACGGTTCAGGGCGTAATTCTACCGGCAAAGCACTCTGGAAAACAGAAACGAAGGAGACATGCTTTCTTAA AGTATGATAGTCCTGACACTGTGGACGCGGTCCTCAGCTCACCTGTGGAACTCTGGGACAGGAAGGTGAGCACTCGCAGAGCCCTGACTCCGCCCCACCTGTGCTCCTGGGTTACTATGACGACGACGACTGGGTCCGACAGAGAGACACCGGACGAGTCGTCGCAGGAAACcggaagagaggaacaggaagcgGCGTGCGTGATGAGGAAGTTGGACCGGCGCGTGGGGAAGCTGTTCAGATCTCTACCTGACAACACCCTCAGCATCGTACTGCTGCCTGGTCACAACAG